One region of Bdellovibrio bacteriovorus genomic DNA includes:
- the lon gene encoding endopeptidase La yields MSFDDKVLEIPQTLPMLPVRDIVVFPYMIIPLFVGRDASIRSVEEALAKNRLIFLASQKDISEENPSPDNIYTVGTVAMIMRMRKLSDGRVKILIQGVAKGRVKNFTKTSPSFEVAVEKIEEIPTQKTVVENEALIRTAKEHIERIIALGRPLSPDILLVLDDVSDPGRIADLIASNLGIKVQDAQKVLETSDATERLKLVNEILAQELEVMQTQQKGRTGGKEDMSKSQREYFLREQMKAIKNELGEGDSKSEEMDELREKLVNAGMPPNVEAEALKQLGRLERMHPDASEATMVRTYLDWMADLPWSKKSDDVIDLKRAKEILDEDHYELEKAKDRIMEFLAVRKLKPNLKGPILCFGGPPGVGKTSLGKSIARAMGREYFRIALGGVKDEAEIRGHRRTYVGAMPGKIIQALRQAKTNNPVIVLDEVDKLGSDFRGDPSAAMLEVLDPEQNATFRDNYLNVDFDLSNVLFIATANVLENIPPALRDRMEILNIPGYTENDKLLITKKHLIRRQIEANGITEENIKFTDEGIKYLIAGYTREAGLRNLEREVGSVCRKVAKMVVMGETNFVEITPAVVPELLGPPRFQRDDKFADSQVGVVQGLAWTQAGGEVLTIEALKMKGKGHLALTGQLGDVMKESAHAAMSYARAHQEELGIPEDFFEKYDVHVHLPAGAIPKDGPSAGITLTTALVSLMTGTPVRHDIAMTGEVTLQGRVLPVGGIREKCLAALNLGITNIIIPMACKKDIADIPKVFKDKINFIFAENLDEVFAVAFDKEAKSQDKKTATKKDPKKSKSLAA; encoded by the coding sequence ATGAGTTTTGACGATAAAGTCCTAGAAATCCCACAGACACTTCCCATGTTACCTGTGAGAGACATCGTTGTATTTCCTTATATGATTATTCCGTTGTTCGTAGGCCGCGATGCCTCGATCCGCTCAGTGGAAGAAGCTTTGGCGAAGAATCGTTTGATCTTTTTAGCTTCCCAAAAAGACATTTCCGAAGAGAATCCGTCTCCTGACAATATCTACACAGTTGGTACTGTGGCGATGATCATGAGAATGAGAAAACTTTCTGACGGTCGCGTGAAAATCTTGATCCAAGGTGTAGCTAAGGGTCGTGTTAAGAATTTCACGAAAACATCTCCTTCTTTCGAAGTGGCTGTAGAAAAAATCGAAGAAATCCCAACACAAAAAACTGTTGTTGAAAATGAAGCCCTTATCAGAACAGCAAAAGAGCACATCGAGCGTATTATCGCTCTAGGTCGCCCTCTTTCTCCAGACATCTTGTTGGTGTTGGACGATGTTTCTGACCCAGGTCGTATCGCCGACCTTATCGCTTCTAACTTGGGTATCAAAGTTCAAGACGCTCAAAAAGTTCTTGAGACTTCTGATGCTACAGAAAGACTTAAACTTGTTAATGAGATTTTGGCTCAAGAACTTGAAGTCATGCAGACTCAGCAAAAAGGTCGCACGGGTGGCAAGGAAGATATGTCCAAGTCTCAACGCGAATACTTCTTGCGCGAGCAAATGAAGGCTATAAAGAATGAGCTTGGTGAAGGCGATTCTAAATCTGAAGAGATGGACGAACTGCGCGAAAAACTTGTTAACGCAGGAATGCCACCAAATGTAGAAGCGGAAGCTTTGAAACAGCTTGGACGTTTGGAGCGTATGCATCCAGATGCTTCTGAAGCGACAATGGTTCGCACATACCTAGACTGGATGGCGGATCTTCCTTGGAGCAAAAAATCTGACGACGTGATTGATCTTAAGCGTGCTAAAGAAATTTTGGACGAAGATCACTACGAACTAGAAAAAGCCAAAGACCGTATCATGGAATTCTTGGCGGTTAGAAAATTGAAACCGAACCTTAAAGGTCCAATCCTTTGCTTCGGTGGTCCTCCGGGCGTAGGTAAAACGTCTCTTGGTAAATCTATCGCTCGTGCGATGGGCCGTGAGTACTTCCGTATCGCTCTTGGCGGCGTGAAAGACGAAGCCGAGATCCGCGGTCACAGAAGAACTTATGTTGGTGCAATGCCTGGTAAAATCATCCAAGCACTTCGCCAAGCTAAGACAAACAACCCAGTTATCGTTCTAGATGAAGTTGATAAATTAGGTTCTGACTTCCGTGGTGACCCTTCTGCCGCAATGCTAGAGGTGTTGGATCCAGAACAAAATGCAACTTTCCGTGACAACTATTTGAACGTCGATTTCGATCTTTCAAATGTGTTGTTCATCGCAACAGCTAACGTGTTGGAGAATATCCCACCAGCTCTTCGCGATCGTATGGAAATCTTGAACATTCCTGGTTACACAGAGAATGACAAACTTTTGATCACGAAGAAACACTTGATCAGAAGACAAATTGAAGCCAACGGTATCACTGAAGAGAACATCAAGTTCACGGACGAAGGTATCAAGTACTTGATCGCGGGTTACACTCGTGAAGCGGGTCTTCGTAACTTAGAACGCGAAGTGGGTTCTGTCTGCCGTAAAGTGGCTAAGATGGTTGTGATGGGCGAAACTAACTTTGTAGAAATCACTCCAGCAGTGGTTCCAGAGTTACTAGGTCCTCCTCGCTTCCAACGTGACGACAAGTTTGCCGACTCTCAAGTAGGTGTTGTGCAAGGTCTTGCTTGGACACAAGCCGGTGGTGAAGTTCTTACTATCGAAGCTTTGAAAATGAAAGGTAAAGGACATCTTGCATTGACGGGCCAACTTGGCGACGTGATGAAAGAGTCGGCTCACGCAGCAATGTCATATGCTCGTGCTCACCAAGAAGAATTGGGTATCCCTGAAGACTTCTTTGAAAAGTACGATGTGCATGTTCACTTGCCAGCGGGTGCCATTCCTAAAGACGGTCCTTCTGCAGGTATCACTCTTACAACAGCGCTTGTAAGTTTGATGACAGGAACTCCAGTTCGTCACGATATCGCGATGACTGGTGAAGTGACTCTACAAGGTCGCGTACTTCCTGTCGGTGGTATCCGTGAGAAGTGTTTGGCAGCTTTGAACCTAGGTATTACAAATATCATCATCCCGATGGCTTGTAAGAAAGATATCGCTGATATCCCTAAGGTCTTCAAAGACAAGATCAACTTTATCTTCGCTGAAAACTTAGATGAAGTCTTCGCGGTTGCTTTCGATAAAGAAGCAAAGAGCCAAGACAAAAAGACGGCAACGAAAAAAGATCCAAAAAAATCGAAGAGCTTGGCTGCTTAA
- a CDS encoding patatin-like phospholipase family protein, whose translation MRIRDKKKVALVLSGGGIKAAAFHIGVCLALQEKGFRFAGGTKEMVRQNFGEDDPFTIRLYVGSSAGAFVASILAAGYPIESLINAFQIGSGSHPSFDKSDLRYLKPISYRDIFNLNSSGLLKFIPRTLMEKALVTGGLESLLKNGLKLNGLFSTKGIEGYLRKEVLLDNDFARLGVGLFIIGTQLNHTRKAIFGNFPESYKTENTKYINYATISDAVACSTALPPVFAPYGIKRPDGKEMYYYDGEIRDTLSTHVAADYGADLVISSFSIQPYHYTEEMGSLHDYGIPLIANQALYQVVQQKIMRHIQYKNDIRGIYNAVDGYFKQMNLPAEHRDKLLEIIRNRVNYRPEVDYIYIAPRPNNYEMFFVDHFSLNPEILARIVRIGFKSAINVLRHYDV comes from the coding sequence ATGCGGATTAGAGATAAGAAAAAAGTGGCCCTAGTATTAAGTGGAGGCGGCATTAAAGCGGCGGCCTTTCACATTGGGGTTTGCTTAGCTTTACAAGAAAAAGGCTTTCGCTTTGCCGGAGGCACCAAAGAGATGGTGCGTCAGAACTTCGGCGAAGACGATCCATTTACCATCCGTCTTTACGTTGGCTCTAGCGCCGGCGCTTTCGTAGCTTCAATTCTTGCCGCCGGCTACCCGATTGAATCGTTGATCAACGCTTTTCAAATCGGTTCGGGCAGCCACCCTTCTTTTGATAAGTCTGATCTGCGATATTTAAAACCGATCAGTTACCGTGATATTTTCAATTTGAACTCCAGTGGTCTGTTGAAGTTTATTCCGCGAACTTTGATGGAAAAGGCATTAGTTACTGGTGGCCTTGAATCGCTTTTGAAGAACGGTCTTAAGTTAAATGGTCTTTTTTCAACCAAAGGGATCGAAGGTTATTTGCGCAAAGAGGTTTTGTTGGATAACGACTTCGCCCGTTTGGGTGTAGGTCTTTTCATTATCGGAACCCAGTTAAATCATACGCGAAAAGCCATCTTTGGTAATTTCCCGGAATCTTATAAAACCGAGAACACGAAATACATTAACTACGCCACGATCAGTGATGCAGTGGCTTGTTCGACGGCTTTACCGCCGGTTTTTGCTCCTTACGGAATTAAGCGTCCGGATGGAAAAGAGATGTATTACTATGACGGTGAAATCCGCGACACTCTGTCGACCCACGTCGCGGCAGATTACGGCGCAGATCTAGTGATCTCTTCTTTCTCGATTCAGCCTTATCACTACACAGAAGAGATGGGTTCGCTGCATGACTATGGAATTCCACTGATCGCGAATCAGGCTCTTTACCAAGTCGTTCAGCAAAAAATCATGCGTCATATTCAATATAAGAATGACATTCGCGGTATCTATAATGCCGTCGATGGTTACTTCAAACAGATGAACTTGCCGGCTGAACATCGCGACAAACTGCTTGAAATCATTCGCAATCGTGTGAACTATCGCCCGGAAGTAGATTACATCTATATTGCCCCACGCCCGAATAACTACGAAATGTTTTTCGTCGATCACTTCAGTTTAAATCCTGAGATTTTAGCGCGCATTGTTCGTATCGGATTTAAATCCGCGATCAACGTACTTCGCCATTACGACGTTTAG
- a CDS encoding MFS transporter yields MDRHKHETSAKGLWDVTGMVSLGVILVFYCYYLTGILHFETSQTKESSSGLSVVASYLSFATGFIFRPLGAIYFGALADTGGKKRALVKSFKMLGIVSLCMALLHDSYMPAEVASIFVIIVRLLQGFATAGTVTCAIAYIYDLAPTLEKGRFTSWLQMAAPSGYLIAMAIVILFKLFVSAQDLGSWGWRVCFLLSGLIYPLAVYIDRKFPDAPLVYANETSLKTHLKNLLKDRTSLKKIFTFALSIAINVGVLAYFFNLYRLYFLGPLLKIPSDAIGFIVAISSLFLLPLYPLFGVISDKVGRAKMCLRGGLLGILVLFPYFYFMQKFAGTEGVGVNKGALIIVMMLTGFIITLSYAPIVALVCDSVTPRYRAVSFGVIYNIGFSFIPSLLQITGSYFYDRNASIYAGIYAALAVSAVASGISYLIRPKNTIA; encoded by the coding sequence GTGGATAGACACAAACACGAAACTTCAGCAAAAGGTTTATGGGACGTCACCGGGATGGTTTCTCTCGGCGTGATTCTTGTTTTCTATTGCTATTATCTGACGGGAATTCTTCATTTTGAAACGTCGCAAACAAAAGAGTCTTCTTCGGGTCTCAGTGTCGTTGCTTCCTATCTGAGTTTTGCTACTGGATTTATATTTCGTCCATTGGGTGCGATATACTTTGGAGCACTTGCTGATACGGGAGGAAAAAAACGTGCACTGGTGAAATCCTTTAAGATGTTAGGGATCGTTTCTTTATGCATGGCTTTGCTTCATGACTCGTACATGCCAGCGGAAGTAGCTTCGATTTTCGTGATCATTGTTCGCCTACTGCAAGGATTTGCTACCGCCGGAACTGTTACTTGCGCGATTGCCTATATTTATGATCTAGCGCCGACTTTAGAAAAAGGACGCTTCACTTCCTGGCTGCAAATGGCCGCTCCGTCCGGCTATTTGATTGCGATGGCGATCGTGATTCTGTTTAAACTTTTTGTTTCCGCTCAAGATTTGGGATCTTGGGGTTGGAGAGTTTGTTTCCTCTTAAGCGGCCTTATTTATCCCTTGGCCGTTTACATAGACCGGAAATTTCCAGATGCTCCTTTGGTCTATGCAAATGAAACCTCATTGAAAACTCACCTAAAAAACCTTCTAAAAGATCGCACTTCATTAAAAAAGATTTTTACCTTTGCGCTTTCTATCGCCATTAATGTTGGAGTCCTGGCTTACTTTTTTAATCTTTACCGTCTCTATTTTTTAGGTCCCCTATTAAAGATACCTTCAGATGCTATCGGGTTTATTGTCGCGATTTCGAGTTTGTTTCTGCTTCCGCTTTATCCCCTTTTTGGAGTTATCTCCGACAAAGTGGGACGGGCAAAAATGTGCCTTCGCGGAGGCTTGCTAGGCATCTTGGTGTTATTTCCATATTTTTATTTCATGCAGAAGTTTGCGGGCACTGAAGGCGTTGGAGTTAACAAGGGAGCCTTAATTATCGTCATGATGCTGACGGGATTTATAATCACTCTTAGCTATGCCCCGATTGTTGCGCTTGTTTGTGATTCCGTGACTCCACGTTATCGAGCGGTCTCTTTCGGAGTCATTTATAACATTGGGTTTTCGTTCATACCCTCGCTACTACAAATAACAGGAAGCTATTTTTACGATCGAAATGCGTCGATTTATGCTGGGATTTATGCGGCTTTAGCGGTCTCTGCTGTGGCGAGCGGTATTAGTTATCTGATTCGCCCTAAGAATACTATTGCTTAA
- a CDS encoding AAA family ATPase, producing the protein MNQKFHELIAQASKVVLDKNVEIRLAITCLLAGGHLLIEDLPGVGKTTLVQVLGKLTGLKTRRVQFTIDLLPADVIGGQIYHPQEHKFVFHQGPLFSQMVMADELNRASPRTQSALLQAMEEGEVSVEGVTWPLPHPFYVIATQNPHQQTGTFPLPESQLDRFLMSLELHPASKETEVRILKGDDPRHLLQKIQPLFSETEIAEALIEVTKVQVSANVAQYIADLLERSRRPGFEGAPLSTRAGMALAKAAKAWAFMDGRNYLRPEDVQQVLIPVLGHRLGGNHGIKRGREWAGALQKSTPVPV; encoded by the coding sequence ATGAATCAGAAGTTTCACGAACTCATTGCTCAGGCCTCGAAGGTCGTTCTGGATAAGAATGTTGAAATTCGTTTGGCTATCACCTGTCTTCTTGCTGGCGGCCATTTGCTTATCGAAGATTTGCCGGGAGTCGGTAAAACCACTCTTGTTCAAGTGCTGGGTAAACTCACCGGATTAAAAACTCGTCGCGTGCAATTCACGATTGATCTTTTACCAGCGGACGTAATTGGCGGACAGATTTATCATCCTCAAGAACATAAGTTCGTATTTCATCAAGGTCCTTTGTTTTCGCAAATGGTGATGGCGGATGAATTAAATCGCGCTAGTCCACGCACCCAAAGTGCTTTGCTGCAGGCGATGGAGGAAGGCGAAGTTTCTGTTGAGGGAGTGACTTGGCCGTTACCTCATCCATTCTATGTCATTGCAACTCAGAATCCGCATCAGCAGACCGGCACATTTCCTCTTCCAGAAAGTCAGCTAGATCGTTTTCTAATGAGTTTAGAACTACATCCGGCTTCTAAAGAAACCGAAGTGCGCATTTTAAAAGGTGATGATCCTCGACATTTGCTGCAAAAAATTCAGCCGCTATTTAGTGAAACTGAAATTGCAGAAGCTTTGATCGAAGTTACAAAAGTGCAGGTGTCCGCTAATGTCGCTCAGTACATCGCGGATCTTTTAGAGCGATCTCGTCGCCCCGGATTTGAAGGGGCACCACTTTCAACTCGCGCAGGAATGGCTTTAGCGAAAGCCGCGAAGGCGTGGGCCTTCATGGATGGAAGAAACTATTTACGACCTGAAGATGTTCAACAAGTTTTGATTCCTGTATTAGGACATCGTCTTGGAGGCAATCATGGCATCAAACGCGGCCGTGAGTGGGCAGGGGCTTTACAAAAAAGCACGCCAGTTCCTGTCTAA
- a CDS encoding L,D-transpeptidase, protein MFKSLMTAFFLVSSLAISAQAQEVEVADNENVMDELNPFDANIEETLQQMDQIYFEETGSSPFIENLIGPMGPTCYRSSCKVWAQVSRSQQKMYLYIDGVHTNTWAVSTGTPGHGTPNFDTHPNGRIYDKYTSTKYPGGDYNGLGNMPYAVFISGGFAIHGTGTSNWKKLGTRASHGCIRVHPDNAFKFNRLVREHGIYKTWITVHE, encoded by the coding sequence ATGTTTAAATCTTTAATGACAGCGTTCTTCTTAGTTTCTTCGTTGGCAATCTCTGCACAAGCACAAGAGGTGGAAGTTGCGGACAACGAAAACGTGATGGATGAACTTAATCCGTTTGATGCGAATATCGAAGAAACTCTTCAACAAATGGATCAAATCTATTTCGAAGAAACAGGTTCTTCTCCGTTCATTGAAAACTTGATCGGTCCCATGGGTCCTACTTGTTATCGCAGTTCTTGCAAAGTGTGGGCGCAAGTTTCTAGATCACAACAAAAAATGTATTTGTATATCGATGGTGTACACACGAACACATGGGCGGTATCAACGGGAACTCCTGGTCATGGAACTCCTAATTTCGATACTCATCCGAACGGTCGTATTTATGACAAATACACTTCGACAAAATATCCAGGCGGCGATTACAACGGTCTTGGTAACATGCCTTATGCGGTCTTTATTTCGGGTGGATTTGCGATTCATGGAACGGGCACTAGCAACTGGAAGAAACTAGGAACAAGAGCTTCTCATGGCTGCATCCGCGTTCATCCAGACAATGCTTTCAAATTCAACCGTTTGGTGCGCGAACACGGTATCTACAAAACTTGGATCACTGTTCACGAATAG
- a CDS encoding DUF58 domain-containing protein has product MASNAAVSGQGLYKKARQFLSKKKTRTYILPTGFGIAFGLMSLVLFFMAVGYSNNLIYIFFFFLISVAFTGTFITNKNVDGVDAIDVHIDEAFCDETSALSVTLKNNAKSPCFQVESYFEKYPETSSRTDLEPQEEDVVLVPFVFKKRGRQLLPRIAVQSTFPFSLLRAWRVFKTPREITIYPARKGEEAFPQNSYAETDSENTGLFREHRTYQSTDSLRRIDWKATARRQELLVKNFEESEKPSLHFSWKQTAHLSGEEERISQLCLWIDEAHKLGHSFSLEVGKHYIAKDQSSAHRKMCLEVLAHLSREDLL; this is encoded by the coding sequence ATGGCATCAAACGCGGCCGTGAGTGGGCAGGGGCTTTACAAAAAAGCACGCCAGTTCCTGTCTAAAAAGAAAACGCGAACCTATATACTGCCGACGGGATTTGGCATCGCCTTTGGGTTGATGTCGCTAGTTCTATTTTTTATGGCGGTTGGATATTCGAACAATTTGATCTACATCTTCTTCTTTTTCTTAATCTCTGTGGCTTTCACAGGAACTTTTATTACCAATAAAAATGTCGATGGTGTTGATGCGATTGATGTTCACATCGACGAAGCTTTTTGTGATGAGACATCGGCATTAAGCGTAACCTTGAAAAATAATGCAAAGTCGCCGTGTTTTCAGGTCGAAAGCTATTTCGAAAAGTATCCTGAAACTTCTTCGCGCACGGATCTTGAGCCACAGGAAGAGGACGTGGTTCTTGTGCCTTTTGTTTTTAAAAAACGCGGGCGGCAGCTTCTTCCCAGAATAGCAGTTCAAAGTACATTTCCATTTTCTTTATTGAGAGCATGGAGAGTTTTTAAAACCCCTCGAGAAATAACGATTTATCCAGCAAGAAAAGGCGAAGAGGCTTTTCCACAAAACTCTTATGCTGAAACGGACAGTGAAAATACAGGCTTATTCAGAGAGCATCGTACTTACCAAAGCACGGATTCTTTAAGACGAATAGATTGGAAAGCGACAGCACGCAGACAGGAACTGCTCGTAAAGAACTTTGAAGAGTCCGAGAAGCCTTCGCTGCATTTTTCTTGGAAACAAACGGCTCATTTAAGCGGTGAAGAAGAAAGAATTTCTCAACTGTGTTTGTGGATTGATGAAGCACATAAGCTAGGCCATTCTTTTTCTCTGGAAGTCGGAAAGCACTATATCGCTAAAGATCAAAGCTCTGCTCATCGTAAGATGTGCCTAGAGGTTCTTGCTCATCTTAGCAGGGAAGACCTTTTATGA
- a CDS encoding NADH-quinone oxidoreductase subunit N, which yields MNMNVGLSDVLLISPMIALFLVSLIPITAKVLRGNREQPHAVTLAQALIGIVIAIGLLIVFGGGGKTAFNNGLIFDGVTQWMGIIALGAAGAAMVMMYENPSTTGKQFSELIFLAMSSAVGMLILVSAVDLLMVFIGLEMMSLALYLMIAMSHEEKLSKEAALKYFILGSFASALFLYGVAFIFGSTGGTNILAFMDSAAELVQTSRLFLFGITFVILGFCFKVSIAPFHAWTPDVYQGAPTPHTAFMATAVKTVSFAAFLRVIATKSLIGSDHLFDILQWLAVITMILGNTAAIIQNNFKRMIAYSSVAHSGYLLIGIITAGVSDNGAFGASGVIFYLLSYALMTLGAFAIASMLEKSENHIVNVDDLAGFAKQRPMLALCLTVFLLSLAGIPPTLGFFGKFYLFNAAIGEGLLWLAIWGMISSVIGVYYYLRPVVVMYMKEGNAEVASHSLNATTVTTVIMALAIVIMGFVSGPIFSAVEKSLF from the coding sequence ATGAATATGAATGTCGGTCTTAGTGACGTTTTGTTGATCTCTCCGATGATCGCCTTGTTCCTTGTAAGCTTGATTCCAATCACAGCTAAAGTTCTTCGCGGTAACCGCGAGCAGCCTCATGCCGTGACTTTGGCGCAAGCCCTTATCGGTATCGTGATCGCGATTGGTCTTTTGATTGTGTTTGGTGGTGGCGGTAAGACAGCGTTTAATAACGGTCTTATCTTTGACGGCGTAACACAGTGGATGGGTATCATTGCTTTGGGTGCTGCGGGTGCAGCGATGGTGATGATGTATGAAAATCCATCAACGACAGGAAAACAGTTCTCTGAATTGATCTTCCTTGCGATGAGCTCGGCGGTTGGTATGTTGATCCTGGTCTCCGCCGTGGATCTTTTGATGGTCTTCATCGGTCTAGAGATGATGTCTTTGGCATTGTACCTGATGATTGCGATGAGCCACGAAGAGAAGCTTTCTAAAGAAGCGGCTTTGAAATACTTCATCTTGGGTTCATTTGCTTCGGCATTGTTCCTTTATGGTGTGGCATTTATCTTCGGTTCAACGGGTGGAACAAATATCCTGGCATTCATGGATAGCGCGGCAGAGCTAGTACAAACAAGCCGTCTTTTCTTGTTTGGTATCACTTTCGTTATCTTGGGCTTCTGCTTTAAGGTTTCGATTGCTCCATTCCATGCGTGGACTCCGGATGTGTATCAAGGGGCTCCAACTCCGCACACGGCGTTCATGGCGACAGCGGTTAAGACAGTTTCTTTCGCCGCTTTCTTGCGCGTGATTGCAACGAAGTCTTTGATCGGTTCAGATCACTTGTTTGATATCTTGCAATGGTTGGCCGTGATCACAATGATCTTGGGTAACACAGCGGCGATCATCCAAAACAACTTCAAGCGTATGATTGCTTACTCTTCAGTAGCTCACTCAGGCTACTTGTTGATTGGTATCATTACAGCGGGCGTTAGCGATAACGGTGCGTTTGGTGCTTCAGGGGTTATCTTCTATCTTCTAAGCTATGCCTTGATGACTTTGGGTGCGTTTGCGATTGCAAGCATGCTTGAAAAATCAGAGAACCACATTGTAAACGTGGATGATCTTGCAGGCTTTGCGAAACAAAGACCGATGTTAGCTCTTTGCTTAACTGTGTTCTTGTTGTCACTAGCCGGTATTCCACCGACTCTTGGCTTCTTCGGTAAATTCTATCTGTTCAACGCAGCTATCGGTGAGGGTCTTTTGTGGTTGGCGATCTGGGGTATGATTAGCTCCGTGATCGGTGTTTACTACTACCTGCGCCCCGTTGTAGTTATGTACATGAAAGAAGGTAACGCAGAAGTTGCAAGTCATTCATTGAATGCAACAACAGTGACGACTGTGATCATGGCTCTTGCGATTGTGATCATGGGCTTCGTCTCTGGTCCGATCTTCTCGGCTGTAGAAAAAAGCTTGTTCTAA
- a CDS encoding transglutaminaseTgpA domain-containing protein, with product MTKRFYSQKALAVSFIIAMAMVALEVSAWIAVFSFIMLFWKWGVENLQWKPLSRKATGILSVLLLIQVLVQFRTLIGQEPAYTFLLALSSLRIMDYQNERDHKFVILLGFLLISVKALFSLDIYWIIPSVLAFVGLWYSLLPESLPARAKVLLKIFILSVPMAVILFFAFPRFVLPWAMSRGSAQFGEIGFTDEINPGMVAELATNTATAFRAKIENLPINKSVDLYWRGSALTQSRGLSWRPRRLGFRAPSTEDYKSLPTYEVAIEPTSQLYLFVLDGTKHVDLDVNQVLALPQNIYRSIRPLNKSSMYRGYYEPDYKDSTTPQDEDLQVPPVQGRVRAWVDGVLSRNLSIPEKVEELQKLFVDNGFVYTLSPGVYGPNDLETFLFERKRGFCEHFAGAYATLARSLGIPARVIVGYQGGRFNPLGNFWKVSQKDAHAWVEIFSEGQWQRIDPTLWVAPLRLVIGAEEFFGLSEEDQRAFARAVDWRPPVKEDLLLWDEVSFWVEDINYRWTYFLIDFDKTSQQSFWSALLNYRIQSTFLLAVVIAALVLIFRSLFKQKRNLNEAQVLLQTVEKWAEKKNIQRENSEPPLEFLKKLQAQFPYLKTILQEIETFYDEQTYAGKTASSGKELLTNWKKEIRSH from the coding sequence ATGACGAAAAGGTTCTACTCTCAGAAGGCACTCGCAGTCTCTTTTATTATCGCCATGGCGATGGTTGCGCTTGAGGTTTCCGCATGGATAGCTGTGTTCAGCTTCATCATGCTCTTTTGGAAGTGGGGCGTAGAAAATCTTCAGTGGAAACCTTTATCTAGAAAGGCCACGGGAATCTTGAGTGTCCTTCTGTTGATTCAAGTGCTTGTTCAATTTCGCACATTGATTGGCCAGGAACCAGCGTACACATTTTTGTTAGCTCTTTCTTCATTAAGAATCATGGACTATCAGAACGAACGCGATCATAAATTTGTGATCCTTCTGGGCTTTCTTTTGATTTCAGTGAAAGCGCTTTTTAGTTTAGATATATATTGGATAATTCCTTCCGTTTTGGCCTTTGTCGGACTTTGGTATTCACTCTTGCCTGAATCGCTGCCGGCTCGCGCGAAAGTATTACTAAAGATATTCATTCTTTCAGTGCCGATGGCCGTGATTTTATTCTTCGCCTTTCCACGCTTTGTTTTGCCGTGGGCGATGTCGCGCGGTTCTGCTCAGTTCGGAGAGATTGGTTTTACCGATGAAATAAATCCCGGAATGGTAGCGGAACTTGCAACGAACACGGCAACAGCATTTCGAGCCAAGATTGAAAATCTGCCGATAAATAAGTCAGTAGATCTCTATTGGCGTGGGTCGGCTTTGACTCAATCGCGGGGATTGAGCTGGCGTCCGCGACGCTTGGGGTTCAGGGCTCCTTCCACAGAAGACTATAAATCTTTGCCGACTTATGAGGTCGCAATTGAGCCCACATCTCAGCTCTATCTTTTTGTTTTAGATGGAACAAAGCATGTCGACTTGGACGTGAACCAAGTTCTAGCGCTTCCTCAGAACATCTATCGTTCTATTCGACCGTTAAATAAATCTTCGATGTATCGGGGATACTATGAGCCTGACTATAAGGACAGTACGACTCCGCAGGATGAAGATCTTCAGGTTCCCCCCGTGCAAGGACGTGTTCGCGCATGGGTCGACGGTGTCTTAAGCAGAAATCTTTCTATTCCCGAAAAGGTCGAAGAGCTGCAAAAACTTTTTGTAGATAACGGTTTCGTTTACACGCTATCCCCCGGGGTTTATGGTCCCAACGATCTAGAAACTTTTCTTTTTGAAAGAAAACGAGGATTCTGTGAGCACTTTGCGGGAGCTTACGCGACTCTCGCAAGATCTTTAGGAATTCCAGCGCGAGTGATCGTGGGATATCAGGGCGGCCGCTTTAATCCTTTGGGAAATTTTTGGAAAGTTTCGCAAAAAGACGCTCATGCGTGGGTTGAAATCTTTAGTGAAGGACAATGGCAGCGAATCGATCCAACTTTATGGGTTGCGCCTCTTCGTTTGGTGATTGGCGCCGAAGAATTTTTTGGACTTTCGGAAGAAGATCAGCGGGCCTTTGCGCGCGCCGTGGATTGGCGTCCGCCGGTGAAAGAAGATCTTCTGCTATGGGATGAAGTCAGTTTTTGGGTGGAAGATATCAACTATCGATGGACTTACTTCCTTATCGATTTTGATAAAACGTCTCAGCAAAGTTTCTGGAGTGCTTTGTTGAATTACAGAATTCAATCCACTTTCTTACTTGCCGTTGTCATTGCAGCACTTGTTTTAATTTTCCGCAGTCTTTTCAAACAGAAAAGAAACCTCAATGAGGCGCAAGTTCTATTACAAACCGTGGAAAAGTGGGCCGAAAAAAAGAATATCCAGCGCGAAAATTCAGAGCCTCCTCTGGAATTTCTAAAAAAGCTACAGGCACAGTTTCCTTATTTGAAAACGATTCTTCAAGAAATCGAAACATTTTATGACGAACAAACTTACGCCGGTAAAACAGCTTCGTCGGGCAAAGAGCTTTTAACAAACTGGAAGAAAGAAATTCGCAGTCACTAA